One Catillopecten margaritatus gill symbiont DNA window includes the following coding sequences:
- a CDS encoding putative glutaredoxin — MKIVVYSTNTCPICVKTKTLLNKWNLPFEQKMIDEDRALMAEFSKVTDGARMVPQIVIDDKHIGGFSDLTELHMDGFFD, encoded by the coding sequence ATGAAAATAGTCGTCTATTCCACCAATACCTGTCCAATTTGCGTCAAAACTAAAACCTTATTAAACAAATGGAACTTACCCTTTGAACAAAAAATGATTGATGAAGACCGTGCCTTAATGGCAGAGTTTTCAAAAGTTACGGATGGCGCTAGAATGGTGCCACAAATTGTCATTGACGATAAGCACATCGGTGGATTTAGCGATTTAACTGAATTGCATATGGACGGATTTTTTGATTAA
- the leuB_1 gene encoding 3-isopropylmalate dehydrogenase: MSKVLILPGDGIGQEIVEQALKVINFLNENNELNMALVHGLIGGTAYDDTGSPLPQATLDAAAECDSILLGAVGGYQWEKLERDLRPERGLLGLRAEMDLFSNLRPAILYPQLASASTLKEEVVSGLDLMIVRELVAGIYFGQPRGVEEKNGEKYGFNTATYFESEIKRIGHSAFKIAQLRDKRVCSVDKANVLEVCELWRETMEEVAKEYPDVELSHMYVDNAAMQLVKAPKQFDVMVTSNLFGDVLSDCAAMLTGSIGMLPSASLNKDGFGMYEPIHGSAPDIAGQDLANPLATILSVAMMLRYSLNQETLAEKIEAAVNSVLDQGYRTQDIASEGDIIVGTSKMGDLVVEAL, translated from the coding sequence ATGTCAAAAGTATTAATATTACCAGGTGATGGCATTGGGCAAGAGATTGTCGAGCAGGCGTTGAAAGTTATCAATTTTCTGAATGAAAATAACGAACTTAATATGGCATTGGTACACGGGTTAATTGGTGGCACGGCGTATGATGACACGGGTTCGCCATTGCCACAGGCGACGCTAGATGCGGCGGCAGAATGTGATTCTATTTTGTTGGGTGCTGTGGGTGGTTATCAGTGGGAAAAGTTGGAACGAGATTTGCGTCCAGAGCGAGGCTTGTTAGGTTTGCGTGCAGAGATGGATTTGTTTTCTAACTTGCGCCCTGCGATTTTGTATCCGCAACTCGCCAGTGCCTCGACTTTAAAAGAAGAGGTGGTTTCGGGTTTGGATTTGATGATTGTGCGTGAGTTGGTGGCAGGGATTTATTTTGGTCAACCACGAGGCGTGGAAGAGAAAAATGGCGAAAAATACGGTTTTAATACCGCAACTTATTTTGAATCTGAAATCAAACGCATCGGACATTCAGCCTTTAAAATTGCTCAATTGCGAGACAAGCGTGTTTGTTCAGTGGATAAAGCGAATGTGTTAGAAGTATGTGAATTATGGCGTGAAACCATGGAAGAAGTGGCAAAAGAATACCCAGATGTTGAACTTTCGCATATGTATGTGGACAATGCAGCGATGCAACTCGTCAAAGCACCCAAGCAATTTGATGTCATGGTAACCAGTAATTTGTTTGGCGATGTGCTGTCGGATTGTGCAGCAATGTTGACAGGTTCGATTGGTATGTTGCCATCGGCATCACTCAATAAAGACGGTTTTGGTATGTACGAGCCAATTCACGGCAGTGCTCCTGACATTGCTGGACAAGATTTAGCAAACCCATTAGCAACCATTCTTTCAGTAGCAATGATGTTGCGTTATTCACTCAATCAAGAAACCCTTGCAGAGAAAATTGAAGCAGCCGTTAATAGCGTTTTAGACCAAGGCTACCGCACTCAAGATATTGCCAGCGAGGGCGATATAATTGTTGGCACAAGTAAAATGGGTGATTTGGTGGTAGAAGCGTTATGA
- the rubA_1 gene encoding Rubredoxin has protein sequence MVCGWVYDEAKGSEKEGLAPGTKWEDVPEDWVCPDCGVTKDQFEMVEI, from the coding sequence ATGGTTTGTGGTTGGGTTTATGATGAAGCAAAAGGTTCTGAAAAAGAAGGGCTTGCGCCAGGTACAAAATGGGAAGATGTGCCAGAAGATTGGGTTTGCCCTGATTGTGGCGTGACTAAGGATCAATTTGAAATGGTTGAAATTTAA
- the ahpC_1 gene encoding Alkyl hydroperoxide reductase C: protein MSVLVTQQAPDFTSAAVLADGSIVDDFTLSSLKGKKIMLFFYPLDFTFVCPSEILAHHHRMAKFAEKGVEVVGVSIDSQFTHNAWRNTDPKDGGLGKIDFPLVADVNHSIMESYGVVHPAGIALRASFLIDENFDVRHQVVNDLPLGRDVDEMLRMVDALDFHTTHGEVCPAGWNKGDEGMKDTPEGVAEYLTKNADKL, encoded by the coding sequence ATGAGCGTTTTAGTAACACAACAAGCACCAGACTTTACTTCTGCGGCGGTATTGGCAGATGGGTCAATCGTAGATGACTTTACTCTTTCAAGCCTTAAGGGTAAGAAAATTATGTTATTCTTTTATCCGTTGGACTTCACTTTTGTATGTCCTTCTGAGATTTTGGCACATCATCACCGTATGGCGAAGTTCGCTGAAAAGGGTGTTGAAGTGGTAGGCGTTTCTATTGATTCACAATTCACGCATAACGCTTGGAGAAATACTGACCCGAAAGATGGCGGTTTAGGCAAGATTGATTTTCCATTGGTTGCGGATGTTAATCATTCGATTATGGAATCTTACGGCGTTGTTCATCCAGCGGGTATTGCGCTTCGTGCGTCATTTTTGATTGATGAGAATTTTGATGTGCGTCATCAAGTTGTCAATGATTTGCCATTGGGTCGTGATGTTGATGAGATGTTGCGTATGGTAGATGCGCTTGATTTCCACACAACACACGGCGAGGTTTGTCCAGCAGGTTGGAATAAGGGCGATGAAGGTATGAAGGACACGCCAGAGGGTGTGGCTGAGTATCTAACTAAGAACGCTGACAAGCTGTAA
- the leuB_2 gene encoding 3-isopropylmalate dehydrogenase, whose amino-acid sequence MSKVLILPGDGIGQEIVEQALKVINFLNENNELNMALVHGLIGGTAYDDTGSPLPQATLDAAATPLPNLSTNSISPLTVTSWTEMDYGKTQLCQTR is encoded by the coding sequence ATGTCAAAAGTATTAATATTACCAGGTGATGGCATTGGGCAAGAGATTGTCGAGCAGGCGTTGAAAGTTATCAATTTTCTGAATGAAAATAACGAACTTAATATGGCATTGGTACACGGGTTAATTGGTGGCACGGCGTATGATGACACGGGTTCGCCATTGCCACAGGCGACGCTAGATGCGGCGGCAACGCCGTTGCCAAACCTGTCAACCAACTCAATATCACCACTCACAGTTACAAGCTGGACAGAGATGGACTATGGGAAAACCCAGTTGTGTCAAACACGCTAA
- the yknY gene encoding putative ABC transporter ATP-binding protein YknY, whose translation MSLIRLKNINKTFGEGIAEVKALKGIDLEIEAGAFTAVSGPSGSGKSTLLNIIGLLDDASSGEYYFDGVKINNNDEAHINHLRAFDLGFIFQDFNLLPVLTALENVEMSALASIPNAKERKAQAQYFLKQVGLKDKMNAFPNQLSGGQQQRVSVARSLMGESKLILADEPTANLDSENTFVLIDLMKKLNQDLGTTFLFSTHDERLLNKVNNTINLLDGELV comes from the coding sequence TTGAGTTTAATTCGTTTAAAAAATATCAACAAAACTTTTGGCGAAGGGATTGCCGAAGTCAAGGCACTCAAAGGCATTGATTTGGAAATTGAAGCAGGGGCATTTACTGCGGTTTCTGGGCCGAGTGGTTCAGGTAAAAGCACTTTGTTAAATATTATTGGCTTGTTGGATGATGCGAGTAGTGGCGAGTATTATTTTGATGGGGTGAAAATTAATAATAACGATGAAGCACATATCAACCATTTGCGTGCCTTTGATTTAGGTTTTATTTTTCAAGATTTTAATTTATTGCCTGTCCTAACGGCATTAGAAAATGTAGAAATGTCGGCACTTGCCAGCATTCCAAATGCCAAAGAACGCAAAGCACAAGCGCAATATTTTTTAAAGCAAGTTGGGCTAAAAGACAAAATGAATGCTTTTCCCAATCAATTGTCCGGCGGACAACAGCAAAGAGTGTCAGTGGCGCGTTCATTGATGGGCGAATCAAAACTGATTTTGGCAGACGAGCCAACGGCAAACTTAGATTCAGAAAATACCTTTGTCTTAATTGACTTGATGAAAAAACTAAACCAAGACTTGGGTACAACTTTTCTATTTTCCACCCACGATGAGCGCTTGCTTAATAAGGTCAACAATACAATCAATTTGCTTGACGGAGAACTAGTATGA
- the cysS gene encoding Cysteine--tRNA ligase, with protein sequence MLKIYNTLTKEKENFQPINPEKIGMYVCGMTVYDYCHMGHARVLVMFDVITRHLRRHFPQVEYVRNITDIDDKIIQRAIENQEDIYALTNRFIDAMHEDERALGILPPDAEPRATDAIEQMFYMIKTLIDKGIAYQGENGDVYYSVRQFKNYGKLSGKNIDDLEAGARVDVESNKKDPLDFVLWKMAKPGEPSWESPWGEGRPGWHIECSAMSCNRLGNHFDIHGGGMDLAFPHHENEIAQSEGANDCTFVNTWMHVGFVNINNEKMSKSLDNFFTIRGVLESYDGESLRYFIMSSHYRSPLNFSDENLDNAKTSLTRLYTATRGLHASESAMEEVSQRFDFEARMTAALDDDFNTPIALSVLFELAKIANAEREKDKDQANALGQLLKKLGGYIGILQMDGDDFLKQGVTLSDEEIDTKITQRNDARANKDFATSDKIRDELAELDIILEDSAGITTWRRK encoded by the coding sequence ATGCTAAAAATCTACAACACACTTACCAAAGAAAAGGAAAATTTCCAGCCCATCAACCCAGAAAAAATCGGGATGTATGTTTGTGGAATGACAGTTTATGATTATTGCCACATGGGGCACGCCCGTGTATTGGTGATGTTTGATGTTATTACTCGCCACTTGCGTCGTCATTTTCCGCAGGTGGAGTATGTACGAAATATTACCGATATTGACGACAAAATTATCCAACGAGCAATTGAAAATCAAGAAGATATTTATGCACTGACCAATCGTTTTATTGATGCGATGCACGAAGATGAGCGGGCTTTAGGGATTTTACCTCCCGATGCCGAACCTCGTGCGACGGATGCGATTGAGCAGATGTTTTATATGATTAAAACTTTGATTGATAAAGGCATTGCTTATCAAGGTGAGAATGGCGATGTGTATTATTCGGTGCGACAATTTAAGAATTATGGTAAATTGAGCGGTAAAAATATTGACGACCTTGAGGCAGGTGCACGGGTGGATGTGGAATCGAATAAAAAAGACCCGTTGGATTTTGTACTGTGGAAGATGGCAAAACCAGGTGAGCCGAGCTGGGAATCGCCTTGGGGTGAGGGTCGTCCAGGCTGGCATATTGAATGTTCAGCAATGTCGTGCAATCGTTTGGGTAATCATTTTGACATTCACGGAGGCGGGATGGATTTGGCTTTTCCACATCACGAAAACGAAATTGCACAGTCTGAAGGGGCAAATGATTGCACTTTTGTCAATACTTGGATGCATGTCGGTTTTGTCAATATTAATAACGAGAAAATGAGCAAGTCACTGGATAATTTTTTCACCATTCGTGGCGTATTAGAAAGTTATGACGGTGAATCGTTGCGTTACTTTATTATGAGTTCGCATTACCGCTCTCCGCTTAATTTTTCCGATGAAAATTTGGACAATGCCAAAACTTCTTTAACGCGTTTATACACCGCCACTCGTGGACTTCACGCCTCAGAATCAGCAATGGAAGAAGTCTCACAACGCTTTGATTTTGAAGCCCGAATGACAGCGGCTTTAGACGATGATTTCAACACGCCGATTGCATTAAGCGTCTTATTTGAACTCGCTAAAATCGCCAATGCCGAGCGTGAAAAAGACAAAGACCAAGCAAATGCTTTGGGACAATTACTGAAAAAACTCGGCGGTTATATCGGCATTTTGCAAATGGATGGGGATGATTTTTTGAAGCAAGGTGTAACATTGTCCGACGAAGAAATTGATACAAAAATCACACAACGAAACGATGCCCGAGCCAATAAAGACTTTGCCACTTCCGATAAAATCAGAGACGAATTAGCCGAGTTAGACATCATTTTAGAAGACAGTGCAGGCATAACCACATGGCGCAGAAAATAA
- the yrfG gene encoding GMP/IMP nucleotidase YrfG: MAQKIKKYRGLASQKIDWGNIDTVLLDMDGTLLDLNFDLHFWMEYMPLVFAKKHDLSHDEAKDKLFPILRAEEGKLHWYCLDYWQEKLQLDIATLKEDIAHLIQIHPFVLEFLEQARAHKKHIYLVTNAHRKTLQLKMRVTNLESYFDKIIISHDYNAAKEKQEFWHKLEAELQFDKAKSIFFDDSAAVLNSAKQYGIGTVVAISKPSSKMDAKKIEGFINIDTFEQAFIQ; this comes from the coding sequence ATGGCGCAGAAAATAAAAAAATATAGAGGCCTTGCCTCTCAAAAAATAGATTGGGGTAATATCGATACCGTGCTGTTAGATATGGACGGTACGCTGCTGGATTTAAACTTTGACTTACATTTTTGGATGGAATATATGCCCTTAGTTTTTGCCAAAAAACACGACTTATCACACGATGAAGCCAAAGACAAACTCTTTCCAATACTTCGTGCGGAAGAAGGAAAATTACATTGGTATTGCTTGGATTATTGGCAGGAAAAATTACAGTTAGATATTGCGACACTTAAAGAAGACATTGCTCATTTAATTCAAATTCACCCGTTTGTTTTGGAATTTTTAGAGCAAGCCAGAGCACATAAAAAACACATTTATTTGGTTACTAACGCCCATAGAAAAACTTTACAATTAAAAATGCGAGTAACTAATTTAGAATCTTATTTTGACAAAATAATTATTTCCCACGACTACAACGCCGCCAAAGAAAAACAAGAATTTTGGCATAAATTAGAAGCTGAATTACAATTTGATAAAGCCAAAAGCATCTTTTTCGACGACTCTGCTGCCGTGCTAAACTCCGCCAAACAATACGGCATCGGTACCGTTGTCGCCATTAGCAAACCCAGCTCTAAAATGGATGCCAAAAAAATTGAGGGCTTTATTAATATTGATACTTTTGAACAGGCATTTATACAATGA
- the pfp gene encoding Pyrophosphate--fructose 6-phosphate 1-phosphotransferase encodes MKNAFYAQSGGVTAVINSSACGVIETARKFPDKIGTVYAGQNGIIGALLENLIDTSKESDADISALKHTPSGGFGSCRYKMKSLEANKAEYERLIEVFKAHDIGYFFYNGGGDSADTCLKVSQLSESMGYPIQAIHVPKTVDNDLPVTDNCPGFGSVAKYIAVSTMEASFDVASMAATSTKIFVLEVMGRHAGWIAAAGGLVDDSIPVVILFPEIEFDEKAFLAKVDANVKEFGYCTIVVSEGTQWPDGRFLAEQGTRDDFGHAQLGGAAPVVANLIKDALGYKYHWAVADYLQRAARHLASKSDVEQAYALGEAAVNLAMEGKNSVMPAIIRTSNNPYTWEIGMGELKDIANVEKMMPMDYITKDGFGITDACREYLQPLIEGEDYPPYKNGLPDYVVMKKEMVAKKLPTFEV; translated from the coding sequence ATGAAGAATGCTTTTTATGCACAATCTGGTGGTGTAACAGCCGTCATTAACTCATCAGCTTGCGGTGTGATTGAAACAGCACGCAAATTTCCAGACAAAATCGGCACGGTTTATGCGGGTCAAAATGGCATCATTGGTGCGTTGTTGGAGAATTTAATTGATACTTCTAAGGAATCTGATGCGGATATTTCTGCGTTAAAGCACACGCCTTCTGGTGGTTTTGGTTCTTGTCGTTATAAGATGAAATCTTTGGAGGCTAATAAGGCTGAGTATGAGAGATTAATCGAAGTATTTAAAGCGCATGATATTGGTTATTTTTTCTACAACGGTGGTGGTGACTCTGCTGATACTTGTTTAAAAGTTTCTCAATTATCTGAGTCTATGGGCTATCCAATTCAGGCGATTCATGTGCCTAAAACAGTTGATAACGACTTGCCTGTAACGGACAATTGCCCAGGTTTTGGTTCAGTGGCAAAATACATTGCGGTTTCTACAATGGAAGCGAGTTTTGATGTTGCCTCAATGGCAGCAACCTCTACTAAGATTTTTGTTTTAGAAGTAATGGGTCGTCATGCAGGCTGGATTGCAGCAGCAGGTGGTTTGGTTGATGATTCAATCCCCGTGGTTATTTTATTCCCAGAAATTGAATTTGACGAAAAAGCATTCCTTGCTAAAGTAGATGCAAATGTTAAAGAATTCGGTTATTGCACCATCGTTGTTTCTGAAGGCACACAATGGCCAGATGGTCGTTTCCTTGCAGAACAAGGCACTCGTGATGACTTTGGTCACGCACAATTAGGTGGTGCAGCACCCGTTGTTGCTAACTTGATTAAAGATGCATTAGGTTACAAATATCACTGGGCAGTTGCAGACTATTTACAACGAGCGGCGCGTCATTTGGCTTCTAAGTCAGATGTTGAGCAAGCTTATGCATTAGGCGAGGCAGCGGTTAATTTGGCAATGGAAGGTAAAAACTCTGTGATGCCAGCGATTATTCGCACCAGCAACAACCCATATACTTGGGAAATCGGTATGGGCGAGCTAAAGGACATTGCTAATGTTGAGAAGATGATGCCGATGGATTACATTACCAAAGACGGTTTTGGTATTACGGATGCGTGTCGTGAGTACTTACAGCCGTTAATTGAAGGTGAAGATTACCCACCATACAAGAATGGCTTGCCTGACTATGTTGTAATGAAGAAAGAAATGGTTGCGAAGAAATTACCGACTTTTGAAGTTTAA
- the slyD_1 gene encoding FKBP-type peptidyl-prolyl cis-trans isomerase SlyD gives MVIEDGKFVELSYKVVDKKTQDILSEVEFPLGYIHGISEILSPEVTAELVGQEEGDVIDLPINCDLIYGPRDESLVFTDHLENVPEEFRKVGTTVTMENENGDPKDFIVTRVDDKSVTVDGNNPLCGRDVIFTLTVLTVREPTDEEAATGGPIEATPPELNMPNAHKIH, from the coding sequence ATGGTAATTGAAGACGGAAAATTTGTTGAATTAAGTTATAAAGTGGTTGATAAAAAGACCCAAGATATTTTATCTGAAGTTGAGTTTCCGCTCGGCTATATCCACGGCATCAGTGAGATTTTATCGCCCGAAGTGACGGCAGAATTAGTTGGGCAAGAAGAAGGTGATGTGATTGATTTGCCTATCAACTGCGATTTAATTTACGGACCAAGAGATGAATCTTTAGTCTTTACCGACCACCTTGAAAATGTCCCAGAAGAATTTCGTAAAGTCGGCACCACCGTTACTATGGAAAATGAAAACGGCGACCCTAAAGACTTTATTGTTACCCGTGTTGATGACAAATCAGTGACAGTAGATGGTAATAACCCCCTTTGTGGCAGAGATGTTATTTTTACCCTAACGGTATTGACAGTGCGTGAACCTACCGATGAAGAAGCGGCGACAGGTGGTCCAATCGAAGCAACACCACCAGAATTAAATATGCCAAATGCACATAAAATTCACTAA